The proteins below come from a single Mucilaginibacter mali genomic window:
- a CDS encoding acyl-ACP desaturase yields MRFFEEKRREVMKHIEKYMLENMHDYLKPIETNWQPSDFLPDSTRDTFFQEVKELRESAKGLSYDLVAVLIGDTITEEALPTYESWLTMVEGVNMAEEGGWMKWTRAWTAEENRHGDLLNKYLYLSGRVNMRAMEVSTQYLLADGFDIGTGTDPYRNFIYTSFQELATNISHRRVASQAKKCGDTLLSKMCGVIASDEARHAKAYIAFISKAFEVDASEAMIAFEDMMRKKIVMPAHFLREVGLKIGQTFGHFTDAAQRLGIYTATDYVDILRDLIVEWKLESISDLNEAGEKARDYITALPDRLIRVADRMKNPMLDYKFSWISG; encoded by the coding sequence ATGAGATTCTTTGAAGAAAAACGGCGTGAGGTAATGAAGCATATTGAAAAATATATGCTGGAAAATATGCACGATTATCTGAAACCTATCGAGACCAATTGGCAGCCATCTGACTTTTTACCCGATTCGACCCGTGATACCTTTTTCCAGGAAGTAAAAGAATTACGCGAGAGCGCTAAAGGCCTATCGTACGATCTGGTAGCTGTTTTAATTGGCGATACTATTACCGAAGAAGCTTTGCCTACTTACGAATCGTGGCTGACGATGGTTGAGGGTGTTAATATGGCCGAAGAAGGCGGCTGGATGAAATGGACACGCGCCTGGACTGCCGAGGAGAACCGCCACGGCGACCTGCTGAACAAATACCTGTACCTAAGCGGCCGTGTGAATATGCGCGCCATGGAGGTATCAACCCAATACCTGCTGGCTGATGGCTTTGACATTGGTACCGGCACCGACCCTTACCGTAACTTCATTTATACCAGTTTCCAGGAACTGGCTACCAATATATCGCACCGCCGCGTGGCCAGCCAGGCTAAAAAGTGCGGCGATACTTTGTTATCAAAAATGTGCGGCGTTATCGCGTCGGACGAGGCGCGCCATGCCAAGGCTTATATAGCTTTTATTTCAAAAGCATTTGAAGTTGATGCCAGCGAGGCCATGATCGCCTTCGAAGACATGATGCGCAAAAAGATAGTTATGCCAGCGCACTTCCTGCGCGAAGTTGGTTTAAAGATAGGCCAAACCTTCGGTCATTTTACCGATGCGGCCCAACGTTTAGGCATTTATACCGCTACTGATTATGTAGATATTTTGCGCGACCTGATCGTTGAATGGAAATTAGAATCGATCAGCGACCTGAACGAAGCCGGCGAAAAGGCCCGTGATTATATCACCGCCCTCCCTGACCGCCTGATACGCGTTGCCGACAGGATGAAAAACCCAATGCTTGATTATAAGTTTAGCTGGATAAGCGGGTAA
- a CDS encoding ABC transporter ATP-binding protein — protein sequence MTDIPFLQASAVTKIYPGAQPAGLKPTNLVIEPGKITAIIGASGSGKSTLLHLLFGLISPDSGKVYFKGDRVWGPEEKLIPGHDAMKMVTQQTDDMNLFAKVYDNIAILLPNTDIEAKHRKTEEILLQLNMKRIEKKRIADLSGGERQRVAIARALVTQPEVLLLDEPFNQVDASFREGLQQDIRKVVKETGLTVVMVSHDPAEVLSMADELIVLKDGEILEHGHPKTLYQEPKCLYTARLLTNCNVLSNGEAKACGIISEKENVVIYPDWATITPSYTEQHWLVKQILFKGFYEELVIERDNISLRVMNAHAEKYKEGDAVQLKVRRYLEY from the coding sequence ATGACTGACATTCCGTTTTTACAGGCCAGCGCCGTAACCAAAATATATCCCGGTGCGCAGCCAGCAGGCTTAAAACCTACCAACCTGGTGATAGAACCGGGGAAGATCACTGCTATTATAGGTGCCAGCGGAAGCGGTAAAAGTACCCTGCTGCACCTGCTTTTTGGTTTGATATCTCCTGATAGCGGCAAGGTTTACTTTAAGGGCGATCGTGTTTGGGGGCCCGAAGAAAAACTGATTCCCGGTCATGACGCCATGAAGATGGTAACCCAGCAAACCGATGACATGAACCTGTTTGCCAAGGTTTATGATAATATAGCCATCCTGCTGCCCAATACCGATATCGAGGCTAAGCACCGTAAAACCGAAGAGATCCTGCTGCAACTGAACATGAAGCGGATCGAAAAAAAACGGATAGCCGACCTGAGCGGCGGCGAACGCCAGCGAGTGGCCATTGCCCGTGCGTTGGTAACCCAGCCCGAAGTTCTGTTGCTCGATGAACCATTTAACCAGGTCGACGCGTCGTTTCGCGAGGGTTTGCAGCAGGATATCCGTAAGGTGGTAAAGGAAACCGGCCTTACAGTGGTAATGGTATCGCACGATCCGGCCGAGGTACTTTCCATGGCTGATGAACTGATCGTCCTTAAGGACGGCGAAATACTTGAACACGGTCATCCTAAAACCTTGTACCAGGAGCCAAAGTGCCTGTACACCGCGCGCCTGCTCACCAATTGTAATGTGCTGAGTAACGGCGAGGCCAAAGCGTGCGGCATCATATCCGAAAAGGAAAATGTAGTAATATATCCTGATTGGGCTACTATTACGCCAAGCTATACCGAACAGCATTGGTTAGTGAAGCAGATATTGTTTAAAGGTTTTTACGAGGAATTAGTGATAGAACGTGATAACATTAGCCTGCGTGTAATGAACGCCCACGCCGAAAAATATAAGGAGGGAGATGCGGTGCAGTTGAAGGTGCGCCGGTATTTGGAGTATTAG
- a CDS encoding IS4 family transposase — MSFSSGKAPFIFSRDAFVDGIITPLQDSITNTLDRDKLDVFARQSGFLQRRSKLKPDEFIDTLMFSGLDHGQLSLQDCCNDLARQHQTALSKVALHKRFNSKSLNFLKLVLAEQLSSRLNIKGTDDWQPFSRVVIADSCKFSLPAQCKDDYPGFTNFGNVSSIMNIQYAFDIKNGDWENLELTRATENDQSHSKKTLHRIGRGELHICDLGFVTPSYLRKVVSEQAFFLNRLHPQWKPLQHGSGKPVDWAALHQKMNRSGKLQFETMVTIGTGEDGFNCRLIAVPVPEQVWAERIRIAQQRAKSQKVALSDEYKSRCRFSIFITNTPITTLKAAEVIQLYRLRWQIELVFKTWKSLLAIHKVRAARTERLECQLVAKFIWIFINWKIFRFVDSVIRKNQPAYALSIWKFFKHARLNSQVIRSVVAGELPLKDWWERFLFPIIKSLLIEPKKGKKAAFEIVYEVFKNLS; from the coding sequence GTGTCATTTTCTTCGGGAAAAGCTCCTTTTATCTTCAGCCGCGACGCATTTGTTGATGGCATTATCACGCCCTTACAGGACAGTATTACTAATACGCTTGATCGCGACAAACTTGATGTGTTTGCGCGGCAAAGCGGATTTCTGCAACGGAGGTCCAAGCTTAAACCCGACGAGTTTATCGATACATTGATGTTCAGTGGTCTTGATCATGGGCAACTCAGTTTGCAGGACTGCTGCAACGACCTGGCCCGGCAGCACCAAACCGCTCTTAGCAAAGTCGCATTACATAAGCGGTTCAATTCAAAGAGCCTGAACTTCCTCAAGCTTGTGCTGGCCGAACAACTCTCATCCAGGCTGAATATCAAAGGGACGGACGACTGGCAGCCGTTTTCACGGGTAGTGATCGCCGACTCCTGCAAGTTTTCTCTGCCGGCACAATGCAAGGATGACTATCCCGGTTTTACAAACTTCGGCAATGTATCATCCATTATGAATATCCAATATGCTTTTGATATCAAAAACGGGGATTGGGAAAACCTGGAATTGACCAGGGCTACCGAAAATGACCAAAGTCATTCCAAAAAAACACTGCACCGTATTGGCAGGGGGGAGTTGCATATCTGCGACCTGGGCTTTGTTACTCCATCATACCTCAGAAAAGTGGTGAGTGAACAAGCCTTTTTCCTCAATCGCTTACATCCGCAATGGAAACCCCTGCAGCATGGTTCGGGCAAGCCTGTCGATTGGGCGGCGCTCCACCAAAAAATGAATCGCAGCGGGAAATTGCAGTTCGAAACAATGGTTACTATCGGAACCGGGGAGGATGGCTTCAACTGCCGCCTGATCGCTGTTCCCGTACCGGAACAGGTATGGGCCGAACGGATACGGATAGCTCAACAAAGAGCCAAAAGCCAGAAGGTCGCTCTTTCCGATGAATATAAGTCTCGTTGCCGGTTCAGCATATTTATTACAAATACGCCGATAACCACCCTTAAAGCCGCGGAAGTCATTCAACTATATCGTTTAAGATGGCAGATCGAACTCGTGTTCAAGACCTGGAAATCGCTGCTTGCCATCCATAAGGTAAGGGCTGCCAGGACTGAAAGGCTGGAGTGTCAACTGGTCGCCAAATTTATCTGGATATTTATCAACTGGAAGATATTCCGCTTTGTCGATTCCGTCATTCGGAAAAACCAGCCGGCCTACGCCCTTTCCATTTGGAAATTCTTTAAACATGCCCGCCTTAATAGCCAAGTCATCAGAAGTGTGGTTGCCGGTGAATTACCATTAAAAGATTGGTGGGAAAGGTTCCTTTTTCCAATTATAAAAAGTCTGTTGATCGAACCGAAAAAAGGAAAAAAGGCAGCTTTTGAAATTGTCTATGAGGTCTTTAAGAACTTAAGTTAA
- a CDS encoding helix-turn-helix domain-containing protein, with protein MEKNILGEKIKDLRIGKGYSQDHLSNLAQLSLRTVQRIENGETEARGDTLNRLAKALEVSIDELMGIKLSTGNNNGYLALINISGLACMFVSFPLLGILLPVILRLAKKGKIADIDDQVKTIINFQITWTLLGLGVFMLLMMNIAFFHVPIFHGLGGLGAAEVMLLIPILIFITNAVQVLINAARIWMHKEVKYWPVIRFIK; from the coding sequence ATGGAAAAAAATATACTTGGCGAAAAAATAAAAGACCTGCGCATAGGAAAAGGCTATTCACAGGATCATCTGTCTAACCTTGCGCAATTAAGCCTGCGCACCGTACAGCGTATAGAAAACGGGGAAACCGAAGCCCGCGGCGACACTTTAAACCGACTGGCGAAGGCATTGGAAGTGAGCATAGACGAACTGATGGGCATAAAGCTAAGTACCGGTAATAACAATGGTTATTTAGCGCTTATCAATATATCCGGCCTTGCCTGCATGTTCGTGTCGTTCCCGTTGCTTGGTATATTGCTCCCGGTGATATTACGGTTGGCAAAAAAAGGCAAGATAGCCGATATTGACGACCAGGTGAAAACGATCATCAACTTCCAGATCACATGGACATTGCTCGGCTTGGGTGTGTTTATGCTGCTGATGATGAATATAGCGTTTTTTCACGTACCCATATTTCACGGCCTGGGCGGCTTAGGTGCGGCTGAAGTAATGCTGCTCATTCCAATTCTTATTTTTATTACTAATGCCGTGCAGGTATTAATAAATGCCGCGAGGATATGGATGCACAAAGAGGTAAAGTATTGGCCGGTGATCAGGTTCATCAAATAA
- a CDS encoding ATP-dependent DNA helicase: MSATPTLNTEQAQAFKAIKKFLEHPTANTFVLKGYAGTGKTFLMQHLGKWLEEEKHDFRMLAATGRAASVLRGKTGFDTKTVHSEIYNFSKVDGLENAIAKDGGIDKSGQMSMQFLLRVPDENKILYIVDEASMMSGEHSDKDDHFASFGSGVLLDDLFKVADKNKIIFVGDPSQLPPVGQKLSPALDMDWLAKKDRIAISFTLQKIERTDAGNDVLKLASSVRMMGGQYSANRFIKLPAAGLNNVKLHGSVRDMFKVYSEKYRKNGPNKALAIARSNKMVQHINKAMRRDLFGSQYTPLRTGDVLLVTQNNYKVPLTNGDFVSVVSLGQISSRFDLCFQNIRVKALASDIEYDTILSLDALNSEKGALDTDQQKTLMIDFNTRMNAKDIKVNSAEYKRKWKEDDYLNCIRASYGYGVTCHKAQGGEWTDVFLFLDKSMYGMDSDELCKWWYTAITRAKLELNLVIDWWIA, translated from the coding sequence ATGTCCGCTACTCCAACCTTAAATACCGAACAAGCCCAGGCGTTTAAGGCCATTAAGAAATTTTTGGAGCATCCAACTGCTAATACCTTTGTATTGAAAGGATATGCCGGTACCGGTAAAACCTTCCTGATGCAGCATTTGGGCAAATGGCTGGAAGAAGAAAAGCACGACTTCAGGATGCTGGCGGCTACGGGCAGGGCGGCATCAGTGCTAAGAGGTAAAACAGGCTTCGATACTAAGACCGTCCACAGCGAGATCTATAATTTTAGTAAAGTAGATGGACTGGAAAACGCCATAGCCAAAGATGGCGGCATTGACAAAAGCGGGCAGATGAGCATGCAATTTTTGTTGCGCGTACCCGATGAAAACAAGATCCTGTATATTGTTGATGAAGCCTCGATGATGTCGGGCGAGCATAGCGATAAGGACGATCACTTTGCCAGTTTCGGTTCAGGCGTATTGCTCGACGACCTTTTTAAGGTAGCGGATAAAAACAAGATCATTTTTGTGGGCGACCCAAGTCAGCTGCCACCTGTCGGGCAAAAGTTAAGTCCGGCGCTGGATATGGACTGGCTGGCAAAAAAAGACCGGATTGCCATATCATTCACCCTGCAAAAAATTGAACGTACCGATGCTGGTAACGATGTGTTGAAACTGGCCAGTTCTGTTAGAATGATGGGCGGTCAATATAGCGCTAACCGTTTTATTAAGCTTCCGGCAGCCGGGCTTAATAATGTTAAGCTGCACGGCTCGGTAAGGGATATGTTTAAGGTGTATTCTGAAAAGTATCGAAAAAACGGGCCCAACAAGGCATTGGCTATTGCCCGCAGCAATAAAATGGTGCAGCATATTAACAAAGCCATGCGCCGCGACCTGTTCGGCAGCCAGTATACGCCTTTACGCACCGGCGATGTGTTACTGGTAACGCAAAACAATTACAAAGTACCCCTCACCAACGGCGATTTTGTCAGCGTGGTATCCTTAGGGCAGATTAGCAGTCGTTTCGATCTGTGTTTCCAGAACATCCGGGTAAAAGCATTGGCATCGGATATTGAATATGATACCATATTGTCTCTTGACGCATTAAACAGCGAGAAGGGCGCACTGGATACCGATCAGCAGAAAACGCTGATGATTGATTTTAATACCCGTATGAATGCTAAAGATATCAAAGTCAACAGTGCGGAGTATAAACGCAAATGGAAAGAAGACGACTACCTGAACTGCATCCGCGCCAGTTATGGTTACGGCGTTACCTGCCACAAGGCCCAGGGCGGCGAGTGGACGGATGTGTTCCTTTTTCTGGATAAAAGCATGTACGGCATGGACAGCGACGAACTGTGCAAATGGTGGTATACCGCCATTACGCGCGCTAAACTGGAATTGAATTTGGTGATTGACTGGTGGATAGCCTGA
- a CDS encoding DUF1223 domain-containing protein: MRNLYGILAALLLVTGIGVASTGKYGARIKQGNGEGFALVELYTSEGCSSCPPADKLLAKITKEYKDKEVYVLAYHVDYWNRLGWKDVFSNPLYSERQRTYSSYLKLDGVYTPQAIVNGQTEFVGSDEAKMNTAIKQALAKAAPARLELSNLKINGSKAILQYHVSGTPGGSNLMLAVIKKYAQTQVKAGENNGRMLSHINIVQRLESIVLKNNAGSAEIALPNNFNNKDWDIIGFVQVKSTGEIRIAASTESALKEKS; encoded by the coding sequence ATGAGAAACTTATATGGCATATTAGCGGCACTGCTTTTGGTTACAGGAATTGGCGTTGCCTCCACTGGTAAGTATGGGGCCCGCATAAAACAGGGCAACGGTGAGGGTTTCGCCCTGGTTGAATTATACACATCGGAAGGCTGCTCAAGCTGCCCGCCGGCCGATAAACTGCTGGCCAAAATAACAAAGGAATATAAAGACAAGGAGGTATATGTTTTGGCATACCATGTAGATTACTGGAACCGCCTGGGCTGGAAAGATGTATTCAGCAATCCGCTATACTCCGAAAGACAGCGCACTTATTCCAGCTATTTAAAGCTTGATGGTGTTTACACGCCCCAGGCCATTGTAAACGGGCAAACCGAATTTGTGGGTTCGGATGAAGCAAAGATGAACACCGCCATTAAACAAGCATTGGCAAAGGCTGCGCCTGCACGTTTAGAATTGAGCAATCTGAAAATAAACGGCAGTAAAGCTATTTTACAGTATCACGTTAGCGGCACGCCGGGTGGTAGCAACCTTATGCTGGCCGTAATAAAAAAGTATGCTCAAACACAAGTAAAAGCAGGTGAAAACAACGGCCGGATGCTGTCGCACATAAATATTGTGCAAAGGCTGGAAAGCATCGTTCTTAAAAACAATGCAGGTAGCGCCGAAATAGCGCTACCGAATAACTTTAACAATAAAGATTGGGATATTATAGGCTTTGTACAGGTTAAGAGCACTGGTGAAATACGGATTGCTGCATCAACTGAATCAGCGCTGAAGGAAAAGTCTTAA
- the ilvA gene encoding threonine ammonia-lyase IlvA, with translation METETKVQLDFESAYQRLKDVVNRTPLQYNQRLSERYGCEIYLKREDLQIVRSYKLRGAYNMISQLGADKLTNGVVCASAGNHAQGVAYSCKKLGIKGVIFMPEITPKQKVKQTEMFGNGNIQIVLTGDTFDDCLREALAYTEAHGMTFIPPFDDYRVISGQGTVGVEIMQDLPDVEAVIVPVGGGGLAAGTGSYLKQQNPNILVLGVEPEGAPSMVEAMRMGQPVTLDKINRFVDGAAVKRIGQLTYEIGSKLLDDMQLVPEGKVCTSILKLYNEDAIVVEPAGALSVAALDVYKDRIKGKKVVCIISGGNNDIDRMQEIKEKSLLYEGLKHYFIITFPQRPGALKLFVNSVLSPTDDITRFEFIKKTERESGPALVGIELKSADDYKGLLQRMHAHRFGIKVLNEDPTLFEYLV, from the coding sequence ATGGAGACGGAAACTAAAGTACAGCTGGATTTTGAATCAGCTTACCAACGCCTGAAGGATGTGGTAAACCGCACCCCGCTGCAATATAACCAACGTTTATCTGAACGCTACGGCTGCGAGATCTACCTGAAGCGCGAAGACCTGCAAATTGTGCGTTCGTACAAATTGCGTGGCGCTTATAATATGATCAGTCAGCTTGGCGCCGATAAGCTTACCAACGGCGTGGTTTGCGCCAGCGCAGGCAACCATGCGCAGGGTGTGGCTTATTCTTGCAAAAAATTGGGCATTAAGGGTGTGATATTTATGCCCGAGATCACACCCAAGCAAAAGGTGAAACAAACCGAAATGTTTGGCAACGGCAATATCCAGATCGTGCTTACGGGCGATACCTTTGACGATTGCCTGCGCGAGGCACTGGCCTATACCGAGGCCCACGGGATGACCTTCATCCCTCCTTTTGATGACTACCGCGTCATCAGTGGACAGGGAACCGTTGGTGTGGAGATCATGCAGGACCTGCCTGATGTTGAGGCCGTGATCGTACCCGTCGGTGGTGGTGGATTGGCCGCCGGTACAGGCAGCTATCTGAAACAGCAGAACCCCAACATACTTGTGCTGGGTGTAGAGCCGGAGGGCGCGCCATCAATGGTGGAGGCTATGCGCATGGGCCAGCCGGTAACTTTAGATAAGATCAACCGTTTTGTGGATGGCGCAGCCGTAAAACGTATTGGGCAATTGACCTACGAGATCGGCAGTAAACTACTGGATGATATGCAGCTGGTGCCCGAGGGCAAGGTGTGTACATCCATCCTGAAATTATATAACGAGGATGCCATTGTGGTAGAACCAGCTGGCGCCCTGTCGGTAGCCGCGCTTGATGTTTATAAAGACCGCATAAAAGGTAAAAAGGTGGTTTGCATCATCAGCGGCGGTAATAACGATATCGACCGAATGCAGGAAATAAAAGAGAAATCGCTGCTGTACGAAGGTTTGAAGCACTACTTCATCATCACCTTCCCGCAACGCCCGGGCGCGTTGAAACTGTTTGTAAACAGTGTTTTAAGCCCAACCGATGATATCACCCGTTTCGAGTTCATCAAAAAAACCGAGCGCGAAAGCGGCCCGGCCCTGGTAGGTATCGAGCTAAAATCGGCCGATGATTATAAGGGTTTGCTACAGCGCATGCATGCGCATCGTTTCGGTATTAAGGTACTGAACGAGGATCCTACCTTGTTTGAATATTTGGTATAA
- a CDS encoding 2-isopropylmalate synthase, which produces MLHDPNRVYVFDTTLRDGEQVPGCQLTTPEKIEIARELEALGVDIIEAGFPVSSPGDFMSVVEISKAVKEPTVCALTRANKMDIDVAVESLKYAKHPRIHTGIGSSDQHIKHKFNSTREEILERGVEAVKYAKKSVEDIEFYAEDAGRADVVFLAQMVEAVIAAGATVVNIPDTNGYCLPDQYGEKIKYLKENVKNIDKAIISVHCHNDLGLATANSIAGLQNGARQIEGTINGIGERAGNTSIEEVVMILKTHKVLGLHTQINAKNFYELSRMVSQQMRMPVQPNKAIVGSNAFAHSSGIHQDGFLKNRENYEILRPEDVGFPSASIVLTARSGRHALKFHLERLGFKLDKDELNETYKNFLTLADSKLDIDDADLQGLMVHRLVKQ; this is translated from the coding sequence ATGTTACACGATCCCAACCGCGTTTATGTATTTGACACCACGCTTCGCGATGGCGAGCAGGTGCCGGGCTGCCAGTTGACAACCCCCGAAAAGATAGAGATAGCCCGCGAGCTGGAAGCGCTGGGTGTAGATATTATTGAAGCAGGTTTCCCGGTATCTAGCCCGGGCGATTTTATGAGCGTGGTAGAAATATCAAAAGCCGTAAAAGAACCAACGGTTTGCGCCCTAACCCGCGCCAATAAAATGGATATCGACGTAGCTGTCGAATCGTTGAAATACGCTAAACATCCGCGTATCCATACGGGTATCGGTTCGTCAGATCAGCATATCAAACACAAATTTAACAGCACCCGCGAAGAGATATTGGAGCGTGGCGTTGAGGCAGTTAAATACGCTAAAAAGTCGGTCGAGGATATTGAGTTTTATGCCGAGGATGCCGGCCGTGCCGATGTGGTTTTCCTGGCGCAAATGGTAGAGGCGGTTATCGCTGCCGGTGCTACCGTGGTTAATATCCCCGATACCAACGGCTATTGCCTGCCCGACCAGTACGGCGAAAAGATAAAATACCTGAAAGAGAACGTTAAGAATATCGACAAGGCTATCATTTCGGTACACTGCCATAATGACCTGGGCTTGGCTACCGCCAACTCTATCGCCGGTTTGCAGAACGGTGCCCGCCAGATCGAAGGTACTATTAACGGTATAGGCGAGCGCGCCGGTAATACTTCGATAGAGGAAGTGGTGATGATCTTGAAGACCCACAAAGTTTTGGGATTGCATACCCAGATCAACGCGAAGAATTTTTACGAGCTGAGCCGCATGGTAAGCCAACAAATGCGTATGCCGGTGCAGCCTAACAAGGCCATTGTGGGCAGCAATGCTTTTGCCCATAGCTCAGGCATACACCAGGATGGCTTTTTGAAGAACCGTGAGAATTACGAGATCCTGCGCCCTGAGGATGTAGGCTTCCCGAGCGCCAGCATTGTGTTGACCGCCCGCAGTGGCCGTCACGCGCTGAAATTCCACCTGGAGCGTTTGGGCTTTAAGCTGGATAAGGACGAATTGAACGAGACCTATAAGAACTTTTTAACGCTTGCCGATAGCAAGCTGGATATAGACGATGCCGATCTGCAAGGGCTGATGGTGCATCGTTTGGTGAAACAATAA
- a CDS encoding class I SAM-dependent methyltransferase, which translates to MKWNAELYDSKHSFVFQYGENVLELLDVKPGERVLDLGCGTGYLASQIKAQGAEVIGADASPEMVAKAKATYPEVDFEVADGTSYHFDEPFDAVFSNATLHWIKDADALTKNVYKSLKPGGRFVAEMGGKGNMDQIVAATITVLNKYGYGANQANNPWYFPSTAEYAGKLEAAGFRVTFMAHFDRPTLLQDGRAGVAKWLQMFGSTFFKDIPETELKPILEEITYILEPDYNKNGEWYADYKRLRFIAVKEN; encoded by the coding sequence ATGAAATGGAACGCAGAACTATATGATTCAAAACATTCCTTCGTATTTCAATACGGCGAGAATGTGCTGGAATTACTTGATGTAAAACCGGGCGAGCGTGTGCTCGACCTGGGCTGCGGTACGGGTTACCTGGCCAGCCAGATCAAAGCGCAGGGTGCCGAGGTTATCGGCGCCGATGCATCGCCCGAAATGGTAGCGAAAGCAAAGGCAACTTACCCTGAGGTTGATTTTGAGGTGGCTGATGGTACATCGTATCATTTTGATGAACCTTTCGATGCCGTTTTCAGCAATGCTACCCTGCATTGGATAAAGGATGCCGACGCGCTGACCAAAAACGTTTACAAAAGCCTAAAACCCGGCGGTCGTTTTGTGGCCGAAATGGGCGGCAAGGGCAATATGGATCAGATAGTAGCTGCAACAATAACAGTGCTGAACAAATACGGCTACGGCGCTAATCAGGCTAATAATCCCTGGTATTTTCCATCAACGGCCGAATATGCCGGTAAGTTGGAAGCAGCCGGTTTCAGGGTGACATTCATGGCGCATTTTGACAGGCCTACCCTGCTGCAGGATGGCCGTGCCGGTGTGGCCAAATGGCTGCAAATGTTCGGTTCTACGTTCTTTAAGGATATCCCGGAAACGGAACTAAAACCGATACTGGAAGAAATTACCTACATACTTGAACCCGATTACAACAAGAACGGCGAATGGTATGCCGATTATAAAAGATTGCGTTTCATCGCTGTGAAAGAGAATTAA